The proteins below come from a single Saccharopolyspora sp. SCSIO 74807 genomic window:
- a CDS encoding glycoside hydrolase family 43 protein — protein MAIRWPRVRGFLFALPILLATGSTAAGGERSTDATYYNDAALPAADPFVLRDPRSGDYFAYSTEGADPGHHFAIYRSPDLATWHRLPGGALDMADGTQWGRDWFWAPEVYHNPETGRYFLFYSALLRDGVEENFGHADFEEPSKIGVAVADSPAGPFRNIAPEPLDYRPYDPDYHDVNVLMDAEQKKPPATLEEGRTAPLGVYLPSIDPNVFFDDGRIYLYFSRNAYRNWVWDHELGKYIEESNVSAVELDADWWHDPSGTTMPRITPDYRDANGSPANPPGIRKDGFAPILDYGSDPQDWENAHVNDYAESGGEKKDRRWAEGSTVLKTRTRDGRPRYFLTYSANNYQNRFYGVGYAVADSPLGPWRKSPDNPVLQEDPGAGMYSTGHGSVIASPDSSQLYYVHHGRPATDTHRRLYTQRMRVAPDASSLLIDDSTADRPIPSGVAPFWLRTDRPLVEMRDGRGRVGWRVDTSSGSAMPLSNVLNRVRAEVGPGSGVTVAPSANGAELTGSPHGVAALSLQYQRKLAGGQYVDVHDDEGTVAVTLPVADCTSHVRGRSDELLITGVTCLDGAEVRGPVRLAPGASLVAVNSVIDGPVIAQDSGAVWLSASTINGSVRVRGARGPVRVDGSEVRGALTLTGNARPVVAGAEVHGPLSCRGNAPAPVNEGRPNTVRGAATGQCADL, from the coding sequence GTGGCGATCCGGTGGCCCCGCGTGCGGGGATTCCTATTCGCGCTGCCGATCTTGCTGGCCACCGGGTCCACTGCAGCCGGTGGGGAACGGTCCACCGACGCGACCTACTACAACGACGCCGCGCTTCCGGCGGCGGATCCCTTCGTGCTGCGGGATCCGCGCAGCGGCGACTACTTCGCCTACTCCACCGAAGGCGCCGACCCCGGCCATCACTTCGCGATCTACCGCTCGCCGGACCTGGCGACCTGGCACCGGCTTCCCGGCGGCGCGCTGGACATGGCCGACGGGACGCAGTGGGGCCGGGACTGGTTCTGGGCGCCGGAGGTCTACCACAATCCCGAGACCGGGCGGTACTTCCTGTTCTACTCGGCGCTGCTGCGGGACGGCGTGGAGGAGAACTTCGGCCACGCCGACTTCGAAGAGCCCAGCAAGATCGGTGTGGCGGTCGCCGATTCGCCTGCCGGGCCCTTCCGCAACATCGCGCCCGAGCCGCTCGACTACCGGCCGTACGATCCGGACTACCACGACGTGAACGTCCTCATGGACGCCGAGCAGAAGAAGCCGCCGGCGACCTTGGAAGAGGGCCGGACCGCGCCGCTGGGCGTGTACCTGCCTTCGATCGACCCGAACGTCTTCTTCGACGACGGGCGCATCTACCTGTACTTCTCCCGCAACGCCTACCGGAACTGGGTGTGGGACCACGAACTCGGCAAGTACATCGAGGAGTCCAACGTCTCCGCGGTCGAGCTGGACGCGGACTGGTGGCACGACCCGAGCGGGACGACGATGCCGCGGATCACCCCGGATTACCGCGACGCGAACGGCTCACCGGCCAACCCGCCGGGCATCCGCAAAGACGGGTTCGCGCCGATCCTGGACTACGGTTCGGATCCGCAGGACTGGGAGAACGCCCACGTCAACGACTACGCCGAGTCCGGCGGCGAGAAGAAGGACCGCCGGTGGGCCGAAGGTTCCACGGTCCTCAAGACGCGTACCCGAGATGGGCGGCCGCGCTACTTCCTGACCTACTCGGCGAACAACTACCAGAACCGGTTCTACGGTGTCGGGTACGCGGTGGCCGACAGTCCGCTCGGTCCGTGGCGCAAGAGCCCGGACAATCCTGTGCTGCAAGAGGATCCGGGTGCAGGGATGTACTCGACCGGGCACGGCAGCGTGATCGCCTCTCCGGATTCGTCGCAGCTGTACTACGTGCATCACGGCCGGCCCGCGACGGACACCCACCGGCGGCTCTACACCCAGCGGATGCGAGTGGCTCCGGACGCGTCTTCGCTGCTGATCGACGACTCCACGGCGGATCGGCCGATTCCTTCCGGTGTCGCACCGTTCTGGTTGCGCACGGACCGGCCGCTGGTGGAGATGCGGGACGGCCGCGGGCGGGTCGGTTGGCGGGTGGACACCTCTTCCGGATCGGCGATGCCGTTGTCGAACGTGCTCAACCGGGTGCGGGCCGAGGTGGGACCGGGTTCCGGTGTGACCGTGGCGCCGTCGGCGAACGGCGCGGAATTGACCGGTTCGCCCCACGGCGTGGCCGCGTTGTCGTTGCAGTACCAGCGCAAGCTGGCGGGCGGCCAGTACGTCGACGTGCACGACGACGAAGGCACGGTCGCGGTGACCTTGCCGGTCGCCGACTGCACTTCGCACGTGCGCGGGCGCTCCGACGAGCTGCTGATCACCGGAGTGACCTGTTTGGACGGAGCCGAGGTTCGCGGGCCGGTGCGGCTGGCGCCCGGTGCGTCGCTGGTCGCGGTGAACTCGGTGATCGACGGCCCGGTCATCGCCCAGGACTCGGGCGCGGTGTGGTTGTCCGCGAGCACGATCAACGGCTCGGTTCGGGTGCGGGGAGCGCGTGGGCCGGTTCGGGTGGACGGTTCAGAGGTGCGCGGGGCGTTGACGCTGACCGGCAATGCACGCCCGGTCGTCGCGGGCGCCGAGGTGCACGGTCCGTTGAGCTGCCGGGGCAATGCGCCCGCGCCGGTGAATGAGGGGCGGCCGAACACGGTCCGCGGCGCGGCGACCGGGCAATGCGCTGACTTGTAG
- a CDS encoding glycosyltransferase family 2 protein — protein sequence MDLTVVVPCFNEQRALPHLHDALCRVLPRLATEYEIVVVDDGSTDRTLPQVRALAAVDPRLGFVSLSRNFGKEAALLAGLQRARGRRVAIMDADLQHPPELLGRMLALLDDGRDQVVACRDRRHEPLSRALPAKVFYRVFNGFRGLRIPAGAGDYRVLSQRAVQALLALPEQHRFSKGLFAWIGFDTAHVPLPHVPRRGGRSKWSRRGLLEYALDGFFSFHHKPLRFAVHLGAALVLGSLSGLVAGVPALFAGVLAVCGVQLGCLGLIGEYLGRIHLETKHRPHFLVKETGGRAADRGSAVLCGASADPVQGELWSA from the coding sequence ATGGATCTCACGGTCGTCGTTCCCTGCTTCAACGAACAGCGCGCTTTGCCGCACCTGCACGACGCGCTGTGCCGCGTCCTGCCCCGGCTCGCTACCGAATACGAGATCGTCGTGGTCGACGACGGCAGCACGGACCGCACGCTGCCGCAGGTGCGAGCGCTTGCCGCCGTCGATCCCCGGTTGGGTTTCGTGTCGCTGAGCCGGAATTTCGGCAAGGAGGCCGCGCTGCTGGCCGGTTTGCAGCGCGCCCGCGGGCGCCGCGTCGCCATCATGGACGCGGATCTGCAACATCCGCCCGAGTTGCTCGGCCGGATGCTCGCGCTGCTCGACGACGGCCGTGATCAGGTGGTCGCCTGCCGGGACCGCCGCCACGAGCCGCTGTCCCGGGCATTGCCTGCGAAGGTGTTCTACCGGGTGTTCAACGGGTTCCGCGGGTTGCGGATACCCGCCGGGGCAGGGGATTACCGGGTGCTCTCGCAGCGGGCTGTGCAAGCGTTGCTGGCATTACCGGAGCAGCACCGGTTCTCCAAGGGTCTGTTCGCGTGGATCGGTTTCGACACCGCGCACGTGCCGCTGCCGCACGTGCCGCGGCGCGGCGGGCGGTCGAAGTGGAGCAGGCGAGGACTGCTCGAATATGCGTTGGACGGCTTCTTCTCGTTCCACCACAAGCCGCTGCGGTTCGCGGTGCATCTGGGCGCGGCACTGGTTCTCGGCTCGCTGAGCGGGCTGGTGGCCGGGGTGCCCGCGCTGTTCGCCGGAGTGCTCGCGGTGTGCGGCGTGCAGCTCGGCTGCCTCGGGCTGATCGGGGAATACCTGGGACGAATCCACCTCGAAACCAAGCACCGGCCGCATTTTCTGGTGAAGGAGACCGGTGGGCGGGCTGCCGACCGCGGGAGCGCTGTGCTCTGCGGCGCTTCCGCCGATCCGGTGCAGGGGGAGTTGTGGTCCGCATGA
- the der gene encoding ribosome biogenesis GTPase Der, with protein sequence MTEESVGGPDDLGAPLDGGLDGTWSDESEWHEFDGVEDDEDSAEGGPQPVLAVVGRPNVGKSTLVNRLLGRREAVVQDTPGVTRDRVAYDALWNGRRFTVVDTGGWEPSAKGLQAAVANQAEMAMSTADAVLLVVDAKVGATATEEAAARVLRRSKRPVLVAANKVDDARGNADAAALWSLGLGEPHPVSGLHGRGSGDLLDEILDVFPDVPHEQFAVAGGPRRVALIGKPNVGKSSLLNRLTGQQRAVVDEVAGTTVDPVDSMVELDGEVWRFVDTAGLRKRVRTASGTEYYASLRTKSAIEAAEVAIVLIDASEPVTEQDLRVIGTVIESGRALVLACNKWDLVDADRRRRLDKEFDREMNRARWAERVNVSAETGRSVAKLAPALRTALQSWDTRVPTGQLNSWLSDLVAAKPPPVRGGKQPKIMFATQAHPRPPTLVLFTTGFLEAGYRRFLERKFRETFGFTGSPVRISVRVRERKDDRRSGRR encoded by the coding sequence GTGACCGAGGAGTCGGTGGGCGGCCCGGACGACCTGGGCGCGCCGCTCGACGGTGGCCTGGACGGCACCTGGTCGGACGAGTCGGAATGGCACGAGTTCGATGGCGTCGAGGACGACGAGGATTCCGCCGAAGGCGGGCCGCAGCCGGTGCTGGCGGTGGTCGGGCGCCCGAACGTGGGCAAATCGACGCTGGTCAACCGCCTGTTGGGGCGCCGCGAGGCGGTCGTGCAGGACACCCCGGGCGTGACCAGGGACCGGGTGGCCTACGACGCGCTGTGGAACGGCAGACGCTTCACCGTGGTCGACACCGGTGGCTGGGAGCCGAGCGCGAAGGGCTTGCAGGCGGCCGTGGCGAACCAGGCCGAGATGGCGATGTCCACGGCGGACGCGGTGTTGCTGGTGGTGGACGCCAAGGTCGGCGCTACCGCCACCGAGGAGGCCGCGGCGCGGGTGCTGCGCAGGTCGAAACGACCGGTGCTGGTGGCCGCGAACAAGGTCGACGACGCGCGCGGCAACGCCGACGCGGCCGCGTTGTGGTCGTTGGGACTGGGTGAGCCGCACCCGGTCAGCGGCCTGCACGGGCGCGGTTCGGGTGACCTGCTCGACGAGATCCTGGACGTTTTCCCGGACGTGCCGCACGAGCAGTTCGCCGTGGCGGGCGGTCCGCGCCGGGTGGCGCTGATCGGCAAGCCGAACGTGGGCAAGTCGAGCCTGCTCAACCGGCTGACCGGCCAGCAGCGCGCGGTGGTGGACGAGGTCGCGGGCACCACGGTCGACCCGGTGGACTCGATGGTCGAGCTGGACGGCGAGGTGTGGCGGTTCGTCGACACCGCGGGCCTGCGCAAGCGGGTCCGCACCGCCAGCGGCACCGAGTACTACGCCTCGCTGCGCACGAAGTCGGCGATCGAGGCGGCGGAGGTGGCGATCGTGCTGATCGACGCGTCCGAGCCGGTGACCGAGCAGGACCTGCGAGTGATCGGCACCGTCATCGAGTCCGGCCGGGCGCTGGTGCTGGCCTGCAACAAGTGGGATCTGGTCGATGCCGACCGCAGGCGGCGGCTGGACAAGGAGTTCGACCGCGAGATGAACCGGGCCCGCTGGGCCGAGCGGGTCAACGTCTCGGCGGAGACCGGGCGTTCGGTGGCCAAGCTGGCGCCCGCGCTGCGCACCGCGTTGCAGTCCTGGGACACCCGCGTTCCCACCGGCCAGCTCAATTCGTGGTTGTCGGACCTGGTGGCGGCGAAGCCGCCGCCGGTGCGCGGCGGCAAGCAGCCGAAGATCATGTTCGCGACGCAGGCGCACCCGCGTCCGCCGACGCTCGTGCTTTTCACGACGGGATTCCTGGAGGCCGGTTACCGGCGGTTCCTGGAACGCAAGTTCCGGGAGACGTTCGGGTTCACCGGCAGCCCGGTGCGGATCTCCGTTCGGGTCCGCGAGCGCAAGGACGACCGGCGCAGCGGACGCCGCTGA
- a CDS encoding histidine kinase, which translates to MRCALARVRPVVLDVLAVLVPGAAVLLAETDSWFSLLSALIASAALVLRRWWPRLAVLLCLPAMAGGLGWPPTVVALFRLGRARSGSPWLAGWVLLVTVVAVVPVLLRESLALPNLLLTLAFVLLAASGPIIIGTLIATRQQLTASLLRLREATEAESYAKAETARAEERAHIAREIHDSVGHHVTLIGVEAAALATVSEDAEVRDSANRLRGMAKEALGEMRTTLGLASGHRAAVSVQAIPELVEQARATGIRAELSDEMESGLPLPSGVDRALYRVVQEALTNVSKHAPGSRVAVRLSRADGMVRAEVRNDAPESPPQTGNVADMGSGAGLEGLSERVRMLGGRVEAAPTAEGGFTLLAALPLEPPG; encoded by the coding sequence TTGAGGTGCGCGCTGGCACGTGTCCGGCCGGTGGTGCTGGACGTGCTCGCGGTGCTGGTGCCTGGCGCGGCGGTGCTGCTCGCGGAGACGGATTCGTGGTTTTCGCTCCTGTCCGCATTGATCGCCAGTGCCGCGCTGGTGCTGCGGCGCTGGTGGCCGCGGCTGGCCGTGTTGCTGTGCCTGCCTGCGATGGCCGGTGGGTTGGGGTGGCCGCCGACGGTGGTGGCGTTGTTCCGGCTCGGCCGTGCCCGGTCCGGTTCGCCTTGGCTGGCGGGCTGGGTGTTGCTGGTGACCGTGGTGGCGGTGGTGCCGGTGCTGCTGCGCGAGTCGCTGGCGCTGCCGAACCTGCTGCTCACGCTGGCTTTCGTACTGCTGGCAGCCAGCGGCCCGATCATCATCGGCACGTTGATCGCCACCCGGCAGCAGTTGACCGCGAGTCTGCTGCGGCTGCGGGAGGCGACCGAGGCGGAGTCGTACGCGAAGGCCGAGACCGCTCGCGCGGAGGAACGTGCCCACATCGCGCGGGAGATCCACGACTCGGTCGGTCATCACGTCACGTTGATCGGGGTGGAGGCCGCCGCGTTGGCCACCGTGAGCGAGGACGCCGAGGTGCGGGATTCGGCGAACCGGTTGCGCGGCATGGCGAAGGAAGCGTTGGGCGAGATGCGCACGACCCTGGGTTTGGCGTCCGGCCACCGGGCGGCGGTGAGCGTGCAGGCCATTCCCGAGCTCGTGGAACAGGCGCGCGCAACCGGCATCCGCGCGGAGCTGTCCGACGAAATGGAATCCGGGCTGCCGCTGCCTTCCGGGGTCGACCGGGCGTTGTACCGGGTCGTGCAGGAGGCGTTGACGAACGTCTCGAAGCACGCGCCCGGTTCCCGGGTCGCCGTGCGGTTGAGCCGCGCGGACGGGATGGTCCGCGCGGAGGTGCGCAACGACGCCCCGGAGTCCCCGCCGCAGACCGGAAATGTGGCCGACATGGGTAGCGGTGCCGGTCTGGAGGGGTTGTCGGAGCGGGTTCGGATGCTCGGCGGCCGGGTGGAGGCGGCACCCACTGCGGAAGGCGGGTTCACGCTGCTGGCCGCGTTGCCGCTCGAGCCGCCCGGCTGA
- a CDS encoding response regulator transcription factor: MRPIRLVLADDEAMLRRGLRVLLEHDGAIRVVGEAGDGDELVAAVRTHQPDVVLVDVQMPVKDGLAALSELRAVPRPPVSAVLTTFDLDDYVAEALRLGAHGFLLKDAEPAALVRAVQDLASGGAVLDPRIAARLLPKFRTLSDTAQEVRLVRGLSARERQVLELLGDGRSNAHIGDQLGLTEATVKSYVSTVLSKLGAENRVQAALIAQRVAGPGEGERR; this comes from the coding sequence GTGCGGCCGATTCGGTTGGTGCTTGCCGATGACGAAGCGATGCTGCGGCGCGGCCTCCGGGTACTGCTGGAACACGACGGCGCGATCCGCGTGGTCGGTGAGGCCGGAGACGGCGATGAACTGGTGGCGGCGGTGCGCACGCACCAGCCGGACGTGGTGCTGGTCGACGTGCAGATGCCGGTCAAGGACGGGCTCGCGGCGCTGAGCGAGTTACGCGCGGTGCCGCGGCCGCCGGTGTCGGCGGTGCTGACCACGTTCGATCTGGACGACTACGTTGCCGAGGCGCTCCGGTTGGGTGCGCACGGATTCCTGCTCAAAGATGCCGAGCCGGCGGCGCTGGTGCGTGCGGTGCAGGACTTGGCCAGCGGTGGCGCGGTGCTGGATCCGCGGATCGCGGCGCGGTTGCTGCCGAAGTTCCGCACGCTCAGCGACACCGCGCAGGAAGTCCGGTTGGTGCGCGGTCTGTCGGCGCGGGAGCGGCAGGTGCTGGAATTGTTGGGGGACGGGCGTTCCAATGCGCACATCGGTGATCAGCTCGGGCTGACCGAGGCGACGGTGAAGAGCTACGTCTCGACGGTGCTGAGCAAGTTGGGCGCGGAGAACCGGGTGCAGGCCGCTTTGATCGCGCAGCGCGTGGCCGGGCCAGGTGAGGGCGAGCGCCGTTGA
- a CDS encoding prolyl oligopeptidase family serine peptidase — MPSAPSFPRHSARTQGFTLGVPRNFTVTAGGESVLFLRSNSGTDRSNALWVWDAASGTERVLADPAKLLTDDSVSPEEQARRERSRERATGITGYATDRDGRCVAFTLSGRLFHTDLSTGEVRELPAEQPVADPRPDPRGRFIAYLCDRSLRVIGVDGEGDRALAEPESETVSWGAAEFIAAEEMDRHRGYWWSPEGTAVLAAHVDENPVQHWYLADPAEPAKQPTRLRYPAAGTSNAEVALAVLSLESGAVDVDWDRESFPYLATAHWSPHGPPLITVQSRDQRVQSVLAIDPASGRTREVHRDLDEHWVDIKPGSPAWHPDGRVVRIAPQDGAYRLFVGDDPWTPASLQVRSVLDIDEDVLVTTSGQDPAEIHVYRCTEGGAERISTEPGVHSASRAGNVLVLASAGLDRPHTSFRVSDRQRRLGEIGSYPETPAVVPNVELLRLGERDLRTALLLPHDHSADQGPLPVLLDPYGGPHAQRVLARRQGFLTSQWFADQGYAVVVTDGRGMAGRGPAWDRAISSDLASPPLQDQVDALQALGEQRGELDLSRVAIRGWSFGGYLAALAVLRRPDVFHAAIAGAPVVDWRLYDTFYTERYLGHPDSEPENYEASSLLSDAANLQRPLLLVHGTVDDNVFPAHSLRLSAALTAAGRPHTMLPLPGVSHMPTDETTSENLLLLQVEFLRRTLGAGS, encoded by the coding sequence ATGCCGTCCGCGCCCTCGTTTCCCCGCCACAGCGCGCGCACCCAGGGCTTCACCCTCGGCGTGCCGCGGAACTTCACCGTCACCGCAGGTGGCGAGTCCGTGCTGTTCCTCCGTTCCAACAGCGGCACCGACCGCAGCAACGCGCTCTGGGTCTGGGATGCCGCGAGCGGGACCGAGCGGGTGCTCGCGGACCCGGCGAAGCTGCTCACCGACGACTCGGTGTCCCCCGAAGAACAGGCCAGGCGGGAGCGTTCCCGGGAGCGGGCGACCGGCATCACCGGTTACGCGACCGATCGGGACGGCCGGTGCGTGGCGTTCACGCTGTCCGGCCGGCTGTTCCACACCGACCTGAGCACCGGTGAGGTGCGCGAACTTCCCGCCGAACAACCGGTGGCCGATCCGCGCCCGGACCCGCGCGGCCGGTTCATCGCCTACCTCTGCGACAGGTCGCTGCGGGTGATCGGCGTGGACGGGGAAGGCGACCGGGCGCTGGCCGAGCCGGAGAGCGAGACCGTCAGCTGGGGCGCGGCCGAGTTCATCGCAGCCGAGGAAATGGACCGCCACCGCGGCTACTGGTGGTCCCCGGAGGGCACCGCGGTGCTCGCTGCGCACGTGGACGAAAACCCGGTGCAGCACTGGTACCTCGCCGACCCGGCGGAGCCTGCCAAGCAGCCCACGAGGCTGCGCTACCCGGCAGCGGGCACCTCGAACGCCGAGGTGGCGCTGGCCGTGCTGAGCCTGGAATCCGGCGCCGTCGACGTCGACTGGGATCGGGAATCGTTCCCGTACCTGGCGACCGCGCACTGGAGTCCGCACGGACCCCCGCTGATCACCGTGCAAAGCCGCGATCAGCGTGTGCAATCAGTGCTGGCGATCGATCCGGCCAGCGGCCGGACCCGGGAAGTGCACCGCGACCTCGACGAGCACTGGGTCGACATCAAACCGGGTTCGCCCGCCTGGCACCCCGACGGCCGTGTCGTACGGATCGCCCCGCAGGACGGCGCGTACCGGCTCTTCGTCGGCGACGACCCGTGGACACCGGCGTCGCTGCAGGTCCGGTCGGTGCTCGACATCGACGAAGACGTGCTGGTGACGACCTCCGGGCAGGACCCGGCCGAAATCCACGTGTACCGCTGCACCGAAGGCGGGGCCGAACGCATCAGCACCGAGCCGGGCGTGCATTCGGCCAGCCGCGCCGGGAACGTGCTGGTGCTCGCCTCGGCCGGGTTGGATCGGCCGCACACCTCGTTCCGGGTGAGCGACCGGCAGCGGCGGCTCGGCGAAATCGGCTCATACCCGGAAACACCCGCGGTCGTGCCGAACGTCGAACTGCTGCGGCTGGGCGAACGCGACCTGCGCACAGCGCTGCTGCTGCCGCACGACCACAGCGCCGACCAAGGACCGCTGCCGGTGCTGCTCGACCCCTACGGCGGCCCGCACGCGCAACGCGTTCTCGCGCGCCGGCAGGGATTCCTGACTTCGCAGTGGTTCGCCGACCAGGGCTACGCCGTGGTCGTCACCGACGGGCGCGGGATGGCGGGCCGCGGCCCGGCCTGGGACCGCGCGATCAGCTCCGACCTGGCGAGCCCACCGCTGCAGGACCAGGTGGACGCGTTGCAGGCGCTCGGCGAGCAACGCGGCGAACTGGACTTGAGCCGGGTCGCGATCCGCGGCTGGTCCTTCGGCGGTTACCTTGCCGCGCTGGCGGTGCTTCGCCGGCCGGACGTGTTCCACGCGGCGATCGCGGGCGCGCCGGTGGTGGACTGGCGGCTCTACGACACGTTCTACACCGAGCGCTACCTCGGCCACCCGGACAGCGAGCCGGAAAACTACGAGGCGAGTTCGTTGCTCTCGGACGCGGCGAACCTGCAACGCCCGCTGCTGCTGGTGCACGGCACCGTCGACGACAACGTGTTCCCGGCACATTCGCTGCGGCTCTCAGCAGCGTTGACCGCGGCGGGACGGCCGCACACGATGCTGCCGCTGCCGGGGGTGAGCCACATGCCCACCGACGAGACGACCTCGGAGAATCTGCTGCTGTTGCAGGTCGAATTCCTGCGCCGGACGCTCGGTGCCGGTTCATGA